The Mycoplasma nasistruthionis genome contains a region encoding:
- a CDS encoding bifunctional 5,10-methylenetetrahydrofolate dehydrogenase/5,10-methenyltetrahydrofolate cyclohydrolase, translated as MQKLLVSKDLAKRELAKLKEELESFNLEEKLRLGIIQVGDNPASNKYIQYKMKVAEQLGIQATLYKFADTISQDQLLKKMDRINEKEDGIIVQLPLPEHIPTQVILDAVPYEKDIDGLTTKNAFRLYNETKDKHFIPATARGVLELMEYYNIDVKDKKVCVVGRSAVVGKPLAHIIKRRGANVSTYNETTGIKGIESGDIVIVAIGVAKYVKAENLKKGAIVIDVGTNLDNQLTADLCGDVDFDNVIDKVSAITPVPGGVGPMTVVALMKNLIDIIR; from the coding sequence ATGCAAAAATTATTAGTAAGTAAAGATTTAGCAAAACGCGAACTTGCTAAATTAAAAGAAGAATTAGAAAGTTTCAACTTAGAAGAAAAACTAAGATTAGGTATTATTCAAGTAGGTGATAATCCTGCTTCAAATAAATACATCCAATACAAAATGAAAGTAGCAGAACAATTAGGTATTCAAGCTACTTTATATAAGTTTGCAGATACAATTTCTCAAGATCAACTTCTTAAAAAAATGGATCGGATTAATGAAAAAGAAGATGGTATTATTGTTCAATTACCACTTCCTGAACACATTCCAACACAAGTTATTTTAGATGCTGTACCATATGAAAAAGATATTGACGGTCTAACTACTAAAAATGCTTTCCGTTTATACAATGAAACTAAAGATAAGCATTTTATACCAGCAACTGCTCGTGGAGTATTAGAATTAATGGAATATTACAACATTGACGTTAAAGACAAAAAAGTGTGTGTAGTAGGTCGTTCAGCGGTGGTTGGTAAACCACTAGCTCATATTATTAAACGTCGTGGAGCTAATGTTTCAACTTACAATGAAACCACAGGAATTAAAGGAATTGAAAGTGGAGACATAGTAATTGTTGCTATCGGTGTAGCTAAATATGTCAAAGCTGAAAACCTTAAAAAAGGTGCAATTGTTATTGATGTTGGAACTAACTTAGATAATCAACTAACAGCTGATTTATGTGGTGATGTTGATTTTGATAATGTTATTGACAAAGTGTCTGCAATCACTCCTGTACCAGGTGGTGTAGGACCGATGACAGTAGTTGCTTTAATGAAAAATTTAATTGATATTATTCGTTAA
- a CDS encoding DNA topoisomerase subunit B, with product MAENNQTTQKNYDASSISFLEGLEHVRKRPGMYIGSTSKPGLHHLIWEIVDNSVDEAMAGYCNKIEITITKNNSIIVEDNGRGIPVDLHPKFNISALEVVLTKLNAGGKFESDAYKVSGGLHGVGASVVNALSDSLKAWVKRQGQVYYAEFHEGGKTLQSATVIGQCDPNESGTKIEFHPDYLIMDEIPFDKNWIIDRAKQIAHLNKKLYVSVRDLRDNSFVEFEYENGVFDYVQELNAGYEKATEIIYAQGEFSADKNKNKTGEVHQVTIGVEVAMQYLSDMYRPNIISYTNNITTTEGGSHVSGFYDALLRIINNYAIKTGHIKNDNDKYTREDLTEGVSAVISIKHPDPEFEGQTKGKLGSKDVRIAVNRVFSDVFERFLDENPNAAKKILEIAAIARKGRISSAAARESARRKNVFDGGGLPGKLADCSSKNAEISELFIVEGNSAGGSAKMGRDRKTQAILPLRGKIINVEKARQEKVLSNEEVLSLITALGTGFASTFNINKLRYHKIVIMTDADVDGAHIRTLLLTFFYRYFRPLIENGFIYIAQPPLYKIQQNKTVEYAFNDEQKDAVLATLNQNQKITIQRYKGLGEMDPDQLWETTMDPERRKMLQVQIHDFQKSDTVFQTLMGDDVEPRREFIQKNAKYVKNIDL from the coding sequence GGGATGTATATTGGTTCAACATCAAAACCTGGATTACATCACTTAATTTGAGAAATTGTAGATAACTCTGTTGATGAAGCTATGGCTGGTTATTGTAATAAAATTGAAATCACAATAACAAAAAACAATTCAATTATTGTTGAAGATAATGGTCGTGGTATTCCTGTTGACTTACACCCTAAATTCAATATCAGTGCCTTAGAAGTGGTTTTAACAAAATTAAACGCCGGTGGAAAGTTTGAAAGTGATGCTTATAAAGTATCAGGTGGATTGCATGGAGTTGGGGCTAGTGTTGTTAATGCCTTAAGCGATTCATTAAAAGCTTGAGTTAAAAGACAAGGGCAGGTTTATTATGCTGAATTCCATGAAGGTGGAAAAACTTTACAATCAGCTACTGTAATCGGGCAGTGTGATCCAAATGAATCTGGAACTAAAATTGAATTCCATCCTGATTACTTAATCATGGATGAAATTCCATTTGACAAAAACTGAATTATTGATCGTGCTAAACAAATTGCTCACTTAAATAAAAAACTTTATGTTTCTGTTAGAGACTTAAGAGATAACTCATTTGTTGAATTTGAATATGAAAACGGTGTATTTGACTATGTTCAAGAACTAAATGCTGGTTATGAAAAAGCAACAGAAATTATCTACGCACAAGGTGAATTTAGTGCAGATAAAAACAAAAATAAAACCGGTGAAGTTCATCAAGTTACAATCGGTGTTGAAGTTGCTATGCAATATTTATCAGACATGTATCGTCCAAACATTATTTCATATACCAACAACATAACAACTACCGAAGGTGGTTCACATGTTTCTGGATTTTATGATGCATTATTAAGAATTATCAATAACTACGCTATTAAAACCGGACACATTAAAAACGATAATGACAAATATACTCGTGAAGATTTAACTGAAGGTGTATCAGCAGTTATTTCTATTAAACACCCTGATCCAGAATTTGAAGGGCAAACAAAAGGTAAGTTAGGTTCTAAAGACGTCAGAATTGCTGTTAACCGTGTGTTTAGCGATGTTTTTGAGCGTTTCTTAGATGAAAACCCTAATGCTGCTAAGAAAATATTAGAAATTGCAGCTATTGCACGTAAAGGTAGAATTTCATCAGCTGCTGCTAGGGAATCAGCACGTCGTAAAAATGTTTTTGATGGTGGTGGTTTACCAGGAAAACTAGCTGACTGTAGTTCTAAGAATGCTGAAATTTCAGAACTATTTATTGTCGAGGGGAACTCTGCTGGTGGTAGTGCCAAAATGGGTAGAGACCGTAAAACACAAGCTATTTTACCACTGCGTGGGAAAATAATTAATGTTGAAAAAGCGCGTCAGGAAAAAGTTTTAAGTAATGAAGAAGTTTTATCATTAATTACTGCTTTAGGTACCGGATTTGCTTCAACATTTAACATTAATAAATTAAGATATCATAAAATTGTAATAATGACTGACGCTGACGTCGATGGTGCTCACATTAGGACATTACTATTAACATTCTTTTATAGATACTTTAGACCATTGATTGAAAATGGATTTATCTATATCGCCCAACCTCCATTATACAAAATTCAACAAAATAAAACTGTTGAATACGCCTTTAATGATGAACAAAAAGATGCTGTACTAGCAACTTTAAACCAAAATCAAAAAATTACCATTCAACGTTATAAAGGGCTCGGAGAAATGGATCCAGACCAACTTTGAGAAACAACTATGGACCCCGAAAGACGCAAAATGCTTCAGGTTCAAATTCATGATTTCCAAAAGTCTGATACAGTATTTCAAACCCTAATGGGTGATGACGTTGAACCGCGTCGTGAATTCATTCAAAAGAATGCTAAATATGTAAAAAATATTGACTTATAA